GGTGAACTCCGCGACCGGCAGCGCGTTGGCGACGACGGCGGAGGTGACCTGGATCCCGCGGTCGAAGGCGACCGGCGTGACGAAGTGCTTCACCGAGCCTGCCGCGTGCACGATCGCGCGCAGCCGGGGTGCGGCGTCGAGCACCTCCGGGGTGATCTGCGGGCAGCCCCAGCCGGTCAGCAGGATGTCGACGTCGGCGAGCGCGGCGCGGATCGACGGCTCGTCGAGGAAGGTGCCGTCGGCGCGGATCCGCAGCACGTCGGCGACCTGGTCGAGCCGCTCGCGCACCGCCGGGACCAGCACCCGGTCGCGGCTGGACTCGTTCATCGCCAGCAGGACGACGGGCCGCGCCGGGCCGGCGGACGACGACGGGGCCTGCGGCTGCCCGACCGGCTGCCCGTCCGGCTGCCCGTCCGGTCGGCTGGACGGTGGGACGGCGGCGGACGAGGACGGCTCGGATTCTGTGCGCACAGGAGCACGCTAGCAAGCGCTTTCCAATTCCGCAGGTCCGATCCGCGCCGGACGCGGTGAAAAACTTCTCAACTGGTGGAATTCCTGCCCGGTGAGCGGGCGTTGTGACCAGAGAAGGCAGGATGGAGGGGCCTACCCGCCCTGTCGGCCCGCGATGAAGGAGACGAGTTACATGCTGCGACCGGACGACCTCTACGAGATCGTCGACGAGTCGGTGGCGACCGGCCCGGCGGCGACGCCCAAGGTGCTGGTGCATTCGCTCGACGGGTTCATGGACGCCGGCCAGGCGGGTCGCGTGACGGCCGACCACCTGCTCGACGTACTGGACAGCCGCCTGCTGGCGCGCTTCGACGTCGACCTGCTGCACGACTACCGGGCGCGTCGCCCCGAGGTGACGTTCTCCGAGGACCGCTTCATCGACTACACGCCCCCGCAGCTCAACCTGCACCTGCTGACCGACGACGCGGGGGTCGAGTTCCTGCTGCTCGAGGGCGTCGAGCCCGACAACCACTGGAACCGGTTCGCCGGTGCGGTCCGGCAGCTGATCGACAAGTACAACGTGACCCTGACGGTCGGCGTGCACGGCATCCCGATGGGCGTGCCGCACACCCGCCCGCTCGGCCTGACCGCGCACGCGACGCGGCCCGAGCTGGTCACCCGGTCGAACATCTGGGACGGCGAGATGCGGCTGCCCGCGAGCGCCGGCACGATGCTCCAGGTCCGCCTCGGTGAGGCCGGCAAGGACGCGATGGGCTTCGCGGTCCACGTCCCGCACTACCTGGCCGAGAACCGTTTCCCGGGCGCTGCCCTGGCTCTGGTCCACGCGATCTCCGCGGCGACCGGTCTGCTGCTGCCGAGCAAGGCGCTGCTGGACGAGGCCGCGATCACCGGCCGGATGGTCGACGAGCAGGTCGAGCAGTCCGACGACGCGTCCGCGGTGGTGAACGCGCTGGAGACCCAGTACGACGCGGCCGCCGGCTCGATCAGCCGCGGCAGCCTACTGGCGGGGTCGACGCCGTCGGCCGACGAGCTGGGCGCCGAGGTCGAGCAGTTCCTCGCCGAACTCAACCGCGACGACGACACCAACTGATCAACGCAACGAAAGGGCCCCGGGATCTCCCGGGGCCCTTTCGTTTGCCGTGGTTCAGACCGACAGCGTCGCCCGGTCGGCGGTCGACCGAGTGAGGATCCGGTCCACGCTGTAGCGGCCGGGTCCGACTGCCGCGAGCGTCAGCGCGGCCAGTCCGAGGACGACGACCAGCTCCCAGCCGCCTTCGGCGACGAACACGCCGTTCGACAGGTGCACGAACAGGAACGCGCCGACCATGTCGAGCGCCAGCAGCACCCCGGCGACCGAGGTCAGCAGGCCGAGGATGAGCGCCGCGCCGGCGATCAGTTCGGCGCCGGCCGCGTAGTACGCCGACAGCGTGGGCGCGGGAACGCCCATCTGCTCGAAGCCTCCTGCGGTCGCGGTCAGGCCGTTGGTACGGAACTTCTGCCAGCCGTGGGCCACGAACACGACGCCGACGCCCACCCGGGCGATCAGCAGGACGAGGTCACGGGCGTGGGTGGCGGCGCCGGAGGGGAGGCGGCTCACGAGGATCTCCTTCGGGTGAAACGGATGTTTGGTTGCGCGTTCAACTGCAGCCTACGGAAGGCGACCGAAAGCTCACCGAAAACCACCGGGTGAGGGGAACCACAGATGCCGGATCGGGACCGGTGGACCTGTCAGGATGAGGCATGCCCGAGTCCCTGGAGGATCTGGTCGACCTGCTCGACCTGGAGAAGATCGACGACGACCTGTTCCGCGGCCGCCAGCCGCAGACCGCCGCGCAGCGGGTGTTCGGCGGGCAGGTGCTCGGCCAGGCGCTCGGCGCGGCCACCCGCACGGTCGAGCCGGAACGGATCGTGCACTCGCTGCACGGCTACTTCCTGCGTCCGGGCGACACCGCCGTACCGATCGTGTACCGGGCCGAGCCGACCCGCGACGGCAAGACGTTCAGCAGCCGCCGGGTGGTCGCCTCGCAGAACGGGAAGCCGATCTTCTACATGTCGGCCTCGTTCCAGCGCCCCGAGCCCGGTCTCGACCACAGCGACCCGATGCCGGACGACGTGGTCCCGCCCGAGGAGGCGCCGACGCTGGCCTCGGTGCTGGAGGCGGCGACCGGCCGCAAGGCCGAGGACTGGAACAAGGAGTGGGCCGCGCTCGACATGCGGCTGGCCGGTGTGAGTGGTCGCCAGTTCTGGATCCGGGCCGCGGGCAAGCTGTCCGACGATCCGGCGCTGCATGCCTGCGTGCTGGCCTACGCCAGCGACTTGACGTTGCTCGGGGCAAGCTTGTTGCCGCACGGGCTGGTGATCGGCGACCGGCGGATCCAGCCGGCCTCGATCGACCACGCGCTGTGGTTCCACCGGCCGTTCCGCGCCGACGAGTGGCTGCTGTTCGACCAGGCCTCGCCGTCCGCGTCCGGCGCGCGCGGGTTCGCCACCGGCCGCCTGTTCACGCAGGACGGCCGGCTGGCCGCGTCGGTCGCGCAGGAAGGGCTGATCCGCCCGGTCGGGCTCGATCTCGACGAGCAATGACGATTGACCGGACTGCTACATTGATTCCCGTGAACCAGTACGCCGTACAGACGACGACGCCGGACCCTGTCCCGGCGCGCTGACTCACGCAGTCTTCCGCAAGCCCCGGGGCGAGTGCCCCGGGGCTTTTGCGTGCCACCAGTACTCGCTCCTTCCACTAGAGCGAAGGAAATCATCATGTTCGACCACCGCAAGCTCGGCCGCGAGCTCGGCCTGTTCGACTCCGACCCGCTGATCGGCGCGGGTCTGCCCTACCTGCTCCCGGCCGGCGCCGCGGTCCGGCACGCGCTGGAGAGCTACGTCGCCGACCTGGAACGCCGCGCGGGCTACCAGCAGGTCTACTCACCCGTGCTCGGGAAGCGCGAGCTCTACGAGATCTCCGGGCACTGGTCGCACTACAGCGACGACATGTACCCGCCGATGAAGGTGGGGGAGGAGGAGGTCGTACTGCGCCCGAGCCTGTGTCCACACCACGCGCTGATCTACCGCTCGCGCTCCCACAGCTATCGCGAGCTCCCGATCCGGTACGCCGAGCTCGGCGGCATGTACCGCTCGGAGCTGTCCGGCGTGCTCGGTGGACTGACCAGGGTCCGCGCGATCCAGCTGAACGACGGGCACATCTTCTGCACCCTCGACCAGGTCGCCGACGAGGCCTGCGCGTCGCTCGACCTCATCCTGCGCGCGTACGACGACCTCGGGCTGGGCCCGTCGCGCTTCCTGCTCTCGCTGCCGGCGGAGAACGCGCGGATCGGTGAGGCCGGGAGCAAGTACGTCGGTGACCAGGACAGCTGGGACCGCTCGGCCGCGCTGCTCAGGTCTGTTCTCGACGACGCCGGTGTCGCGTACGAGGAGGCGCCGGGGGAGGCCGCGTTCTACGGACCGAAGATCGACATCCAGCTCGAGGACGTGGCCGGGCGCGAGTACACCCTGTCCACCATCCAGGTCGACTTCCACCAGCCGGCCCGGTTCGAGCTCGAGTACATCGGTGCCGACGGCAACAAACACCGGCCCGTGATGGTGCATCGCGCGATCATCGGCAGCCTGGAACGCGTGATCGCGCAACTGATCGAGCAGCACGGGGGCGCGTTCCCCGCCTGGCTCGCGCCGGTGCAGGTGGTCGTCCTGCCGTTGTCGGACTCCGAGGAGGAGTACGCCGCCCAGATCGCGCGGCGCGCGATCGACCGTGGGCTGCGGGTCGAGGTGGCGCACGCCGACGAGGGCACCCTCGGCGCACGGATCCGGGAGAACCGCCACGCGCCGTACCAGCTCGTGATCGGCAAGCGGGAGGTTGCCTCCGGCCACCTGGCGGTGCGCTATCGCGACGGGCACCAGGGCGACCCGGCCGGGGCCGCGGATGTTCTCGAGTATTTATCTTTCCATTGCCGTGCAAAGTCTTGCCAGTCACTGCCGGGTTGAGAGATGGTGACGGTCAGTCATGCACTCCCTACCCAGTGCAAAGGCGGTCCGCCCCCATGAAACGCCTCACCGGAATCCTCGGCAGCGCGGTGCTCGGCACCGCGCTGCTGGTCAGTCCCACGATCGCGCACGCGGCTCCCTCGTACGTCGCGCTCGGCGACTCCTACGCCTCCGGCGTCGGCACGCGCTCCTACCTCCCCGACAGCGGTGCGTGCCAGCGCTCCACGAAGTCCTACCCGTACGTCGACGCGGCCCGGATCGGCGCGACCCTGACCTCGGTCGCGTGCTCCGGCGCCCGCGTCGCCGACGTCACCGCCAACCAGCTCGGCCCGCTGAACGCCGCCGTCAACTTCGTCACCCTCCAGGTCGGCGGCAACGACGCGGGCTTCTCCTCGGTGATCACCGAGTGCGCGAAGCCGGCCTGGCTGGGCAACTGCGACGGCGCGATCAACACCGCGCAGGCGACGATCAACAACACGATCCCCGGCCGGCTGACCACGCTGTACGCGACGGTGCGCAGCCGGGCGACGACGGCGAAGGTGATCATCGTCGGCTACCCGCGCCTGTTCAACGGCACCGACTGCAACGCCGGGACGTTCTTCAGCGCCGCCGAGATGACCCGGCTGAACCAGACCGCGGACCTGCTCAACGGCAAGATCTCCGCGGCCGCCGGTGCGGCCGGCTACACGTTCGTGAACCCGACCAGCGCGTTCGTCGGACACGCCGTCTGCGGCAGCCCGGAGTGGATCAACGGGTTGTCGAACCCGATCAGCGAGTCGTACCACCCGAACGTCACCGGCCAGGCGAGCTTCGCCAACCTGGTCCAGCCGCATCTGAGCTGACTCCGGCCGCTGACACTCACCGGGCTGCGCGGCGCCCCTGTTCGTGGTGTGATGCAGGGGTGCCGTACCCGGTGTGCGAGGCCGGCCCCGGAGGGGTGGCCGGTGTCGTCGCCGGCCGGTCGGCGCGGCATCGATCACTCTCCGCGATCGCGGATTTCCCTTGTCCTGCTGGCCTTTCAGTGCCGCGGACCCAGTCGTGCCAGCACTCTCGGTAGTGCCCTTCCAGCGTGAAGCCTGCTCGCCGAACTCACGATGCGTGATGCCGTAATCACGTTGGTGTGAGATGGATCACGGGAGGTCGCTTTCCGGATTCGCCGAATGACAGGGTGCAGCGGTCATCCGCCTGTCGAGAGCGAGCTTGGGGGCTTGTGGGTTCTCGGCGACACGCAGTACTGGGAGGAAATGCTGTGAAAGCTCGCACCTGGCTGGCCGGTCTGGCCGCCGGCGCGGTATCGCTCACCCTCGTGGCACCGGGAATGGCCAGCAGTGCCCCGGTCCAGGAGCAGGCGACCGCCAAGAGTCCTGAGGTCCGCACGCTCGAGACCCCGAAGGCCGGCGGCGCCGGTCTGGTGACCAAGCGGGACGCGACCGGTCGCGCCCACTCGGTCCGTCCGGCCACTCCGCTGAAGGCTCCGGCCTCGGTCAGCGCGAAGGCCGGCAAGTCCGCCACCAGCAAGCCCGACGCGGCCGCGGTCGCCAAGGCCCAGGTCACCGCGGTCGCGCCGTACTTCGGAGCGCGCCCGGCCGACCTGGTGGCGGAGACGAGCACGCTGTCGGAGTACGGCTCGCAGACCCGTTTCCAGCAAGTGATCGACGGCGTCCAGGTGTACGGCGGCGAGATCGTCACCAGCCTCGACAAGTCCGGCGCGCTGGAAGCCGCCAACGGCGAGGTCGCGCTGGCGACGTACGGGTCCTTCCCGGCCGCCGACAAGGCCGACGCCGCGAAGACGACCGCGCAGAACGCGGCCGTCCAGGCTGTCTCCACCCGCGGCAAGCTCGACGCCGGCAAGCTGACCGCGAAGCTGCAGGGGCCGCGCTGGTTCGACCTCGGCCTGGTCACCCGCCAGCCGGGTTCGGCCGCGCTCCCGGTCTACCTGTACGACGTGACCGGACCGGGCGACGTCCGCTGGCAGGCCATCGTGCACGCCTCCGGTCAGACCCTGCTCGCCTGGGACATGGCCGAGCACCTGAACCGCGTGGTCTGCGACGCCAACCGCACGGTGATCCAGACCGGCGCCGAGGACGTCCGCTGCGGCACCGTCTTCCAGTCCAGCCGCGCGGAGGGCGAGGCGCCGTCGGCGGTCCAGGACGTCAACCAGGTCTACGAGTACTTCGGTGACACCTCCGACACCTACGCCTCGCTGGGCACCGACCTGACCGAGCTGATCGGCGTCGACTACGGCGACGGCAAGGGCAAGGCGCTGCGCGGCACCGTCCGGATCTGCGTCGACGGCGGCTGCCCGTACGCCAACGCGTTCTGGAACGGCGAGCAGATGGCCTTCGGTGAAGGCGTCAGCACCGACGACGTGACCGGCCACGAGCTGACCCACGGCGTCACCCAGCACACCTCCGGCCTGGCCTACCTGTGGGAGGCCGGCGCGATCAACGAGTCGTTCTCCGACATCCTCGGCGAGTTCGTCGACCTGACCAACGGCTCCGCGGACGACACCGCGGCCAACCGCTGGCAGATCGGTGAGGGCTCCAGCCTCGGCGTGATCCGCAGCATGTCCGACCCGGCGAAGTTCAACGACCCGGACCGGATGCGCAGCGCGAACTGGTTCGACGACGAGTTCTTCCAGGACAACGGCGGCGTGCACTTCAACTCCGGCGTCGGCAACAAGGCGGCGTACCTGATCGCCGACGGCGGCGCCTTCAACGGCCAGAAGATGCTCGGCATCGGCCTGGCCCGCTCCGAGGTGCTGTGGCACGAGACCCAGAAGGTGCTGACGTCCGGCGCCGACTACGGCGACCTGGCCGAGGGTCTGCGCTCGACCTGCGCCAAGCTGGCCAAGAAGAAGCAGCGTCCAATTTCTGGGCAGGGCATGACCAAGGCCGACTGCGCCCAGGTCGAGCTCGGCATCAAGGCCACCGAGATGGACTTCGAGCCGGCCGTCGGCAAGCCGGCCCAGGCGCCGGTCTGCGACACCACCGGCGCGAAGGCGAAGAACCTGTTCAAGACCAGCTTCGCGGAGTACCCGGACGGCAAGATCGTCCGCGGTGAGGGCTGGGTGCTCGGCAAGGGCGAGGGTCTCGAGGGGTCGCTGGTCGACACGTCGTACTCGCAGGACGGTGACGACTCGATGCTCGGCGTCGTGACGGACCCGGAGGGCTCGATCAGCCTGCAGACCGCGAACGGCACGAAGATCAAGAACGCCAAGACGTACCTGCGGTTCACGCACGCGTACAACTTCTACAACGTGTTCATCATCTTCGGCGTCCGCACCGGGACGGCCACCTTGGAGTACTCCGACAACGGTGGCGCGACCTGGAAGGACACCGCGCCGCTGACCTGGAAGAACGGGCCGACACTCGACCCGAACTTCTCCGACGACACCGTCGCCGCCTGGCACGGCAACTCCGGTGGCTGGGAGACCAGCCGGCTGGACCTGTCGGAGTTCACCGGCAAGCAGCTGAAGTTCCGCTGGACCGGGCACGGCAAGGACTTCGCCGACCTGATCCCGGGCAACTGGTGGCTCGACAACGCCACCATCTACAACTGCTCGAAGTAGTGGACTGACGCGAGGCCCGGCGGACACCACGTCGCCGGGCCTTGCTCTTGCCCTTTATATGCCTGAAACGGTATATATAAGACATGAGCGAATCACTGACCAGTGTCGACGGCCGGACCGTGCTGCGGATGGAACGCCGGCTCGCGCACCCGCCGGAGAAGGTGTGGCGGGCGCTGACCGAGCCCGGCGAGCTCGCGCACTGGTTCCCGGCGGCTGTCGAGCTGGACCTGCGGCTCGACGGGAAGATCAGCTTCTCGTTCGACGGCGAGGACGGGGGAGCGGGCGTGGTCCGGGCCTACGACCCGCCGCGGTTGCTCGAGTTCACCTGGGGTGAGGAGATCCAGCGCTGGGAGGTCGAGCCGACCACGGATGGTTGCCTGCTCACCCTGACCGCGACGTACGACGACCGGCCGGGCTCGGCGAGTTTCACCAGCGGCTGGATCCTGTGCCTGGACGCGATGGACTCCGCACTCGGCGGCCGAGCCGTTGCCCGGGACAACTACAAGGTCCTGCACGAGCAGTTCGTGAAGATCTACGGCCTGGACGCCGGCGAGCAGCAGGCCGACGGATCGATCCGGTTCGAACGCCAGCTGACCGCGCCGAAGGAGAAGATCTGGCCCCGGCTCGCCGAGAAGCTGCAGGTCAGTCCGCCCGACGGCAACGAACTGCGGGTGAACGGCGCGACGCTGACCCTGCGCGACGGCAACGGCGGAGCCCGCCTGGTGCTCACCCAGACGGACCCCGCGGCCGGGGACTACGAGCGCTGGCGAGAGCTGATCGAGTCGGTGGCAGCCGAGGCCGTCACCGCCGACTGACCTCGGGCTCGGCCCGCCGCCTCGCTCTAGAGACCCGCGGGAGCGGTCGCGCCGACGTACTGGCGCAGGTGCTCAGCGGTCAGCGACGCGCTCGACTCGACCAGATCGGCCGGGGTGCCCTCGAAGACGATCTGACCACCGTCGTGGCCGGCGCCCGGGCCGAGATCGATCAGCCAGTCGGCGTGTGCCATCACCGCCTGGTGGTGCTCGATGACGATCACGGTGTTGCCGTCGTCGACCAGCTCGTCCAGCATCGCCAGCAGCTGGTCGACGTCGGCCAGGTGCAGCCCGGTGGTCGGCTCGTCGAGGATGTAGATCGACCCGCGCTTGCTCATGTTGATCGCCAGCTTCATCCGCTGCCGCTCACCACCGGACAGCGTCGTCAACGGTTGCCCAAGGCTCAGATAGCCCAGACCGACCGAGCACAACCGGTCCAGGATGATCCGCGACGGCCCCTTGCCGAAGAACTCGCGCGCCTCCGTCACCGTCATCCGCAGTACCTCGCTGATGTTCTTGCCCCGCAGCTGCAGCGCCAGCACCTCCGGCGTGAAGCGCGCGCCGTTGCACTGCTCGCACACCGACGACACCTCGGCCATCATCCCGAGATCGGTGTAGACCAGGCCGATCCCCTTGCAGGTCTGGCAGGCGCCGACCGAGTTCGCGCTGAACAGTCCCGGCTTCACCTTGTTCGCCTTCGCGAACTCGGCCCGGATCGGGTCCAGCAGACCCGTGTACGTCGCCGGGTTGCTCCGCCGCGACCCGCGGATCGGGTCCTGCCCCGCGACGATCACCCCCTCGTGGTTGGCCAGCGACCCGTGGATCAGCGAACTCTTGCCCGACCCCGCGACGCCGGTGACCACGGTCAGTACGCCGAGCGGGACCTCGACACTGACGTCCTGCAGGTTGTGCAGGTTCGCGCCCTCGATCCGCAGGCTGCCGGTCGGCGTCCGGACGTCCTCGCGCAGTCCGACCTTGTGATCGAGGTACCGCCCGGTCAGCGTGCCGGACTTCAGCAGCCCTTTCACGTCACCGGCGTAGCAGAGCCGTCCGCCGGCCAGGCCCGCGCCGGGACCGAGGTCGACGACGTGGTCGGCGATCCGGATCGTCTCCGGCTTGTGCTCGACCACGAGCACGGTGTTGCCCTTGGCCTTCAGCTGGAGCAGCAGCTCGTTCATCCGCTGGATGTCGTGCGGGTGGAGGCCGACGGTCGGCTCGTCGAAGACGTAGGTGACGTCGGTCAGCGCGGATCCGAGGTGCCGGACCAGCTTCACCCGCTGCGCCTCACCGCCGGACAGCGTCCCGGACTCGCGGTTCAGGCTGAGGTAGCCCAGCCCGATGTCGACCATCGAGTCCAGGGTGTCCCGCAGCCCCTCGAGCATCGGCCCGACCGACGGATCGTCGATCCCGCGGACGAACTGGGCCAGGTCGCTGATCTGCATCGCCGAGCACTCGGTGATCCCGACGCCGTCGATCCGTACGGCGCGAGCGGCCTCGTTCAGCCGCGCGCCACCACACTCGGGACACGGCCCGAGCTTCAGCGCCCGGTCGGCGAAGGCCCGCACGGCGTTCTGCATCGTGTCGCGGTCCTTGCCGAGGTACTGCTTCTTCACCTTCGGGACCAGGCCCTCGAAGGTCAGGTTGCTCTTGCCGACCTTCACCTTGGTCGCGGGGGAGTACAGGAACTGCTCCCACTGCTCGGTCGGGTAGTCGCGCAGCGGCAGGTCCGGGTCGAACAGGCCGGAGTGCACGAACAGCTGCCAGTACCAGGTGTCGACGCCGTACCCGGGCGCCTTGATCGGGTCCTGGTTCAGCGACCGGTCGCGGTCGACCAGCTCGTCGAGGTCGATGTCGGTGGCCTTGCCGAGCCCCTCGCAGACCAGGCACATGCCCTCGGCCCGGTTGAAGCTGAACGCGGACGGCGGTCCGGCGTCCGGCGTACCGATCCGGCTGAACAGGATCCGCAGCATCGTGTGCGCGTCGGTCGCGGTGCCGACCGTCGAGCGGGCGTTGGCGCCGATGCGTTCCTGGTCGACGACGATCGCGGCACTCAGGTTGCGCAGCGAGTCCACGTCGGGACGGGACAGACTGGGCATGAAGTTCTGGACGAAGGCGGTGTAGGTCTCGTTGATCAGCCGCTGCGACTCGGCGGCGATCGTGCCGAACACCAGGGAGGACTTGCCGGAGCCGGAGACTCCGGTGAAGACGGTCAGGCGGCGTTTGGGGACGTCCAGCGAGACGCCTTTCAGGTTGTTCTCGCGAGCTCCACGAACCTCGATCAGGTCAAAAGACATACCTTCAATTCTTACATTGAAGCGCTCGTAAAAACTTTGACGCTCACCTCAGGCTGTGCTCCCCGCGGAACCTTCAAGTGACGTGTGAAGCTTGAGGTTCACCGCGTCGAGCAGCTCCTGCAGCTGCCCACCGAGCACCTCGCGCTCGGCCGCACCGAGCGACGACACCAGCTCCGCTTCGCGGGTCAGCACCTGGTCGACCGTCCGCTCGACCAGCTCGTGCCCGCCCGGGGTCAGCGACACGACCACCAGCCGGGCCTCCTCCGTACGACGAGTGACCAGCCCCGACTCCTCGGCCCGCCGGATCCGCTGCGAGGTCGCGCCGGCCGTCACCAGTGTGCGCGCGGTCAGCTCCCGCGTACTCAACTCGTACGGCGGCCCACTGCGCCGCAGCACGCTCAGCAGATCGAGCGTCGCCGGATCGACCCCCAGCTCGGCCAGCAATCGCCGCCGGTCGTCGGCGAACAACTTCGCCAGCCGCCACAGGGGAGTGACGATCCCGATCGACTCGGTCGGCGCGCCGGGCCGCTCCCGCTGCCAGGCGCGCGCGATCTCCGCCGCCGGGTACGGGTTGGGCGCATCGAGCGGGTAGGCGTCAGCGAAGTTGTCGGGCACGAGCGCCATGATACGTTTAGGTCTAAACGTTTAGACCTAAACAAGAGGAGTGGCGTGTCCAGAACGATTGTGGTGACCGGGGGATCGACTGGGATCGGCCGGGCGGCGGCCGAGCTGTTCCGCGCCGACGGCGACCAGGTGGTGATCACCGGCCGCCGGGCTGACGTACTGAAGCAGACGGCCGACGAGTTGGGGGCCGAGGCAGTGGTCTGCGACGCGACCGATCCGGCGCAGGTCGCCGAGCTGGCCGCGGCGCTGCCGGAG
The Kribbella italica DNA segment above includes these coding regions:
- a CDS encoding proteasome assembly chaperone family protein is translated as MLRPDDLYEIVDESVATGPAATPKVLVHSLDGFMDAGQAGRVTADHLLDVLDSRLLARFDVDLLHDYRARRPEVTFSEDRFIDYTPPQLNLHLLTDDAGVEFLLLEGVEPDNHWNRFAGAVRQLIDKYNVTLTVGVHGIPMGVPHTRPLGLTAHATRPELVTRSNIWDGEMRLPASAGTMLQVRLGEAGKDAMGFAVHVPHYLAENRFPGAALALVHAISAATGLLLPSKALLDEAAITGRMVDEQVEQSDDASAVVNALETQYDAAAGSISRGSLLAGSTPSADELGAEVEQFLAELNRDDDTN
- a CDS encoding acyl-CoA thioesterase → MPESLEDLVDLLDLEKIDDDLFRGRQPQTAAQRVFGGQVLGQALGAATRTVEPERIVHSLHGYFLRPGDTAVPIVYRAEPTRDGKTFSSRRVVASQNGKPIFYMSASFQRPEPGLDHSDPMPDDVVPPEEAPTLASVLEAATGRKAEDWNKEWAALDMRLAGVSGRQFWIRAAGKLSDDPALHACVLAYASDLTLLGASLLPHGLVIGDRRIQPASIDHALWFHRPFRADEWLLFDQASPSASGARGFATGRLFTQDGRLAASVAQEGLIRPVGLDLDEQ
- a CDS encoding DoxX family membrane protein, which translates into the protein MSRLPSGAATHARDLVLLIARVGVGVVFVAHGWQKFRTNGLTATAGGFEQMGVPAPTLSAYYAAGAELIAGAALILGLLTSVAGVLLALDMVGAFLFVHLSNGVFVAEGGWELVVVLGLAALTLAAVGPGRYSVDRILTRSTADRATLSV
- a CDS encoding ATP-binding cassette domain-containing protein, producing the protein MSFDLIEVRGARENNLKGVSLDVPKRRLTVFTGVSGSGKSSLVFGTIAAESQRLINETYTAFVQNFMPSLSRPDVDSLRNLSAAIVVDQERIGANARSTVGTATDAHTMLRILFSRIGTPDAGPPSAFSFNRAEGMCLVCEGLGKATDIDLDELVDRDRSLNQDPIKAPGYGVDTWYWQLFVHSGLFDPDLPLRDYPTEQWEQFLYSPATKVKVGKSNLTFEGLVPKVKKQYLGKDRDTMQNAVRAFADRALKLGPCPECGGARLNEAARAVRIDGVGITECSAMQISDLAQFVRGIDDPSVGPMLEGLRDTLDSMVDIGLGYLSLNRESGTLSGGEAQRVKLVRHLGSALTDVTYVFDEPTVGLHPHDIQRMNELLLQLKAKGNTVLVVEHKPETIRIADHVVDLGPGAGLAGGRLCYAGDVKGLLKSGTLTGRYLDHKVGLREDVRTPTGSLRIEGANLHNLQDVSVEVPLGVLTVVTGVAGSGKSSLIHGSLANHEGVIVAGQDPIRGSRRSNPATYTGLLDPIRAEFAKANKVKPGLFSANSVGACQTCKGIGLVYTDLGMMAEVSSVCEQCNGARFTPEVLALQLRGKNISEVLRMTVTEAREFFGKGPSRIILDRLCSVGLGYLSLGQPLTTLSGGERQRMKLAINMSKRGSIYILDEPTTGLHLADVDQLLAMLDELVDDGNTVIVIEHHQAVMAHADWLIDLGPGAGHDGGQIVFEGTPADLVESSASLTAEHLRQYVGATAPAGL
- a CDS encoding SGNH/GDSL hydrolase family protein gives rise to the protein MKRLTGILGSAVLGTALLVSPTIAHAAPSYVALGDSYASGVGTRSYLPDSGACQRSTKSYPYVDAARIGATLTSVACSGARVADVTANQLGPLNAAVNFVTLQVGGNDAGFSSVITECAKPAWLGNCDGAINTAQATINNTIPGRLTTLYATVRSRATTAKVIIVGYPRLFNGTDCNAGTFFSAAEMTRLNQTADLLNGKISAAAGAAGYTFVNPTSAFVGHAVCGSPEWINGLSNPISESYHPNVTGQASFANLVQPHLS
- a CDS encoding SRPBCC family protein, whose product is MSESLTSVDGRTVLRMERRLAHPPEKVWRALTEPGELAHWFPAAVELDLRLDGKISFSFDGEDGGAGVVRAYDPPRLLEFTWGEEIQRWEVEPTTDGCLLTLTATYDDRPGSASFTSGWILCLDAMDSALGGRAVARDNYKVLHEQFVKIYGLDAGEQQADGSIRFERQLTAPKEKIWPRLAEKLQVSPPDGNELRVNGATLTLRDGNGGARLVLTQTDPAAGDYERWRELIESVAAEAVTAD
- a CDS encoding M4 family metallopeptidase; its protein translation is MKARTWLAGLAAGAVSLTLVAPGMASSAPVQEQATAKSPEVRTLETPKAGGAGLVTKRDATGRAHSVRPATPLKAPASVSAKAGKSATSKPDAAAVAKAQVTAVAPYFGARPADLVAETSTLSEYGSQTRFQQVIDGVQVYGGEIVTSLDKSGALEAANGEVALATYGSFPAADKADAAKTTAQNAAVQAVSTRGKLDAGKLTAKLQGPRWFDLGLVTRQPGSAALPVYLYDVTGPGDVRWQAIVHASGQTLLAWDMAEHLNRVVCDANRTVIQTGAEDVRCGTVFQSSRAEGEAPSAVQDVNQVYEYFGDTSDTYASLGTDLTELIGVDYGDGKGKALRGTVRICVDGGCPYANAFWNGEQMAFGEGVSTDDVTGHELTHGVTQHTSGLAYLWEAGAINESFSDILGEFVDLTNGSADDTAANRWQIGEGSSLGVIRSMSDPAKFNDPDRMRSANWFDDEFFQDNGGVHFNSGVGNKAAYLIADGGAFNGQKMLGIGLARSEVLWHETQKVLTSGADYGDLAEGLRSTCAKLAKKKQRPISGQGMTKADCAQVELGIKATEMDFEPAVGKPAQAPVCDTTGAKAKNLFKTSFAEYPDGKIVRGEGWVLGKGEGLEGSLVDTSYSQDGDDSMLGVVTDPEGSISLQTANGTKIKNAKTYLRFTHAYNFYNVFIIFGVRTGTATLEYSDNGGATWKDTAPLTWKNGPTLDPNFSDDTVAAWHGNSGGWETSRLDLSEFTGKQLKFRWTGHGKDFADLIPGNWWLDNATIYNCSK
- the thrS gene encoding threonine--tRNA ligase, with amino-acid sequence MPPVLAPSTRAKEIIMFDHRKLGRELGLFDSDPLIGAGLPYLLPAGAAVRHALESYVADLERRAGYQQVYSPVLGKRELYEISGHWSHYSDDMYPPMKVGEEEVVLRPSLCPHHALIYRSRSHSYRELPIRYAELGGMYRSELSGVLGGLTRVRAIQLNDGHIFCTLDQVADEACASLDLILRAYDDLGLGPSRFLLSLPAENARIGEAGSKYVGDQDSWDRSAALLRSVLDDAGVAYEEAPGEAAFYGPKIDIQLEDVAGREYTLSTIQVDFHQPARFELEYIGADGNKHRPVMVHRAIIGSLERVIAQLIEQHGGAFPAWLAPVQVVVLPLSDSEEEYAAQIARRAIDRGLRVEVAHADEGTLGARIRENRHAPYQLVIGKREVASGHLAVRYRDGHQGDPAGAADVLEYLSFHCRAKSCQSLPG
- a CDS encoding MarR family winged helix-turn-helix transcriptional regulator; amino-acid sequence: MPDNFADAYPLDAPNPYPAAEIARAWQRERPGAPTESIGIVTPLWRLAKLFADDRRRLLAELGVDPATLDLLSVLRRSGPPYELSTRELTARTLVTAGATSQRIRRAEESGLVTRRTEEARLVVVSLTPGGHELVERTVDQVLTREAELVSSLGAAEREVLGGQLQELLDAVNLKLHTSLEGSAGSTA